A genome region from Hydrogenoanaerobacterium saccharovorans includes the following:
- a CDS encoding putative polysaccharide biosynthesis protein, with product MPARNKQTFLQGAIILLVATVLVKVIGVLFKMPLTNIIGATGMGYFNIAYGLFNTLYALSVAGLPVAVAKMVAENAAARRFRDVRRIHHLSTLAFLVTGTVGTLIMFFGAKPYVTFNKNEEALYAVAVMAPAILFVCLTSSFRGYYEGLRNMYPTAVSQVVEALGKLVFGMLFATYMMDKGMTEYEQLGTVFGKVCASPEHARLDVLPYAAAGAIAGIAVSTVLGTLYLWLRHHVRGDGITQSELKNSPMPAGRRKLMRSLVRIAVPVCLGSLVLNITTIIDISSITNRLSTALAKDSATILGMYSGAIPFAMEISGVPNFLYGTYTMAVTIFNLVPAITTTFGVSALPVIASAWATHNRSELTRGIESVLRITSLVAFPAGCGLFALAQPILLLLYPSEAAAVQIAAPMLRTLGVAVMFVSLATPVNSMLQAIGRVNVPVKLMLVGGALKLTTNYIFIADPSINIQVAPYGTLICYAFILFFSVPILCRSAETTISLVQTFFKPFMAAVLCGFCAWATYGLCSKVISQELSTLIAITISGVFYVVCLFLLRAIVKDDILMLPGGEKIAKTLEKKGLIR from the coding sequence GTGCCAGCCAGAAATAAACAAACCTTTTTACAGGGCGCTATTATCTTATTGGTCGCTACCGTTTTGGTAAAAGTAATCGGTGTGCTGTTTAAGATGCCGCTTACCAATATCATTGGGGCAACCGGCATGGGGTATTTTAACATTGCTTACGGGTTGTTTAACACTTTGTATGCGCTTTCTGTCGCAGGGCTTCCTGTAGCAGTTGCAAAAATGGTTGCAGAAAATGCGGCTGCGCGCCGTTTTCGCGATGTGCGAAGAATCCATCATCTATCCACCTTGGCATTTCTTGTCACCGGCACTGTTGGCACACTGATTATGTTTTTCGGCGCGAAACCATACGTTACGTTCAATAAAAACGAAGAGGCTCTTTATGCGGTTGCTGTCATGGCACCCGCCATTCTGTTCGTGTGCCTTACATCTTCATTCCGCGGGTACTACGAGGGTTTGCGCAATATGTACCCTACCGCTGTTTCACAAGTGGTTGAGGCTTTGGGCAAGCTTGTTTTCGGTATGTTGTTTGCTACCTATATGATGGATAAAGGTATGACAGAATATGAACAGCTTGGTACCGTTTTTGGCAAAGTGTGTGCAAGCCCAGAGCATGCCCGACTGGATGTACTGCCTTATGCTGCAGCAGGTGCAATTGCGGGTATTGCGGTAAGCACTGTGTTGGGCACATTGTACCTGTGGCTGCGCCACCACGTTAGGGGTGACGGTATTACCCAAAGTGAACTGAAAAACTCGCCTATGCCGGCAGGCAGGCGAAAACTGATGCGTTCACTGGTGCGCATAGCCGTTCCGGTATGCCTTGGCTCACTGGTGCTCAACATCACCACAATTATAGATATCAGCTCGATTACAAACCGGTTGTCTACTGCGCTTGCCAAAGATTCTGCAACCATACTTGGTATGTACAGCGGTGCCATCCCTTTTGCAATGGAGATTTCGGGTGTGCCTAACTTCCTCTACGGTACCTACACTATGGCGGTTACCATATTCAATCTTGTTCCTGCAATCACAACAACGTTTGGTGTCAGTGCTTTGCCGGTTATTGCAAGCGCTTGGGCTACCCACAACCGCAGCGAACTTACCCGCGGCATTGAGTCCGTTTTGCGTATAACCTCATTGGTTGCATTCCCGGCAGGCTGCGGACTGTTTGCACTGGCACAGCCTATCCTACTGCTTCTCTATCCAAGCGAAGCGGCAGCGGTGCAAATTGCTGCCCCTATGCTGCGTACACTTGGGGTTGCAGTGATGTTTGTATCGCTGGCAACACCGGTGAACAGTATGCTTCAGGCAATAGGGAGAGTGAATGTTCCGGTAAAGCTGATGCTGGTCGGTGGTGCTCTTAAGCTTACCACCAACTATATCTTTATTGCAGACCCAAGCATCAATATACAGGTGGCGCCTTACGGCACGCTGATTTGCTATGCCTTTATTCTGTTTTTTTCGGTTCCCATTCTATGCCGCAGTGCAGAAACTACTATCAGCTTGGTGCAAACCTTTTTTAAACCATTTATGGCTGCTGTTCTGTGTGGATTCTGCGCATGGGCAACCTATGGGCTGTGCTCAAAAGTTATCAGTCAAGAGCTATCAACCCTTATTGCAATCACGATTTCGGGTGTTTTTTATGTTGTTTGCCTGTTTTTGCTGCGTGCGATTGTGAAAGATGATATTTTAATGCTTCCGGGCGGCGAAAAAATCGCAAAAACACTTGAAAAAAAAGGATTGATAAGGTAA
- the mazG gene encoding nucleoside triphosphate pyrophosphohydrolase: MQDLIRIMRILRSDEGCPWDREQTHQSIRKNLIEETYEVCEAIDTEDAELLKEELGDVLLQVVFHTQMEQEQGTFDFDDVCTGICQKLILRHPHIFSDVEVNNSADVLRNWDAIKKKEKGQESFTQTLQGVSKALPALMRSTKVQQRAARAGFDYPDAAWAMKDLRSEVEELSEAITEHDKAHCTEELGDLLFSAVNVARFIGTDAEESLSLACEKFISRFEKVEALANEQGVDMKTSSINELDKLWKKAKKLATD, from the coding sequence ATGCAGGATTTAATACGCATCATGCGGATTTTACGGTCTGATGAGGGGTGCCCGTGGGACAGAGAGCAGACACATCAATCCATCCGCAAAAATCTGATTGAAGAAACCTATGAGGTTTGCGAGGCAATCGATACGGAGGATGCAGAACTTCTCAAAGAAGAACTAGGCGATGTGTTGCTGCAGGTTGTTTTTCACACTCAAATGGAACAAGAACAGGGGACTTTTGATTTTGATGATGTCTGTACCGGTATTTGCCAAAAGCTAATACTGCGTCACCCGCATATCTTTTCTGATGTAGAGGTAAACAATTCTGCCGATGTTTTACGAAATTGGGATGCGATTAAGAAAAAAGAAAAAGGTCAGGAGAGTTTTACTCAAACTTTACAGGGCGTTTCTAAAGCGCTGCCCGCTTTAATGCGCAGCACAAAAGTGCAGCAGCGCGCGGCTCGCGCAGGCTTTGATTATCCCGATGCAGCGTGGGCGATGAAAGATTTGCGCAGTGAAGTAGAAGAATTGAGCGAGGCAATAACGGAACACGACAAAGCACATTGTACCGAAGAACTTGGTGATTTGCTGTTTTCGGCGGTGAATGTTGCGCGGTTTATTGGCACAGATGCCGAGGAAAGTTTGTCGCTTGCCTGCGAAAAGTTTATTTCACGCTTTGAAAAAGTAGAAGCACTTGCAAATGAACAAGGTGTAGATATGAAAACATCATCTATTAATGAACTGGACAAGCTTTGGAAAAAAGCTAAAAAGTTAGCAACAGATTAA
- a CDS encoding HU family DNA-binding protein — translation MTEAIKMTKTDLISMVAQKADLTKKDSEKAVTAVIDTITEALVNGDKVQLVGFGTFEVKVRGERMGINPRTKEKMKISASKLPSFKAGKALKDSVAK, via the coding sequence ATAACGGAGGCTATTAAAATGACAAAGACAGATCTGATTAGCATGGTTGCTCAGAAAGCAGATTTAACAAAAAAAGACAGCGAGAAAGCGGTAACAGCAGTTATCGACACAATTACAGAAGCACTCGTAAACGGTGATAAGGTTCAGCTTGTTGGCTTTGGTACTTTTGAAGTAAAAGTTCGCGGTGAGAGAATGGGTATTAACCCCAGAACAAAAGAGAAGATGAAGATTTCTGCATCCAAACTGCCTTCCTTCAAAGCAGGCAAAGCTCTGAAAGATTCTGTTGCCAAATAG
- a CDS encoding RNA-binding S4 domain-containing protein translates to MRLDKYLKITRLIKRRTIANEACDAGRISVNGKVQRASYDVKENDIIEINLGTKPLKVKVLKVSEYATKENASTNYIVVE, encoded by the coding sequence ATGCGTCTGGACAAATATCTTAAAATTACACGTCTAATCAAACGCCGCACTATTGCAAACGAGGCGTGCGATGCGGGCAGAATTTCGGTGAACGGTAAGGTACAGCGTGCTTCATACGATGTAAAAGAGAATGATATCATCGAAATTAATCTTGGCACAAAGCCTCTCAAGGTAAAGGTGCTCAAGGTAAGCGAATATGCTACAAAAGAGAACGCATCCACAAATTATATCGTAGTGGAATAG
- the yabP gene encoding sporulation protein YabP codes for MPEDKKLVKMPHNIILEDRHKLTVSGVEDIDSFDEETVVLFTDMGELTVKGESLHINKLNVDTGELNVEGDIHSLVYTNDEPRRGGGLFARLFR; via the coding sequence ATGCCAGAAGACAAAAAATTAGTTAAAATGCCGCATAACATCATTTTGGAAGACCGCCACAAACTCACCGTTTCAGGTGTTGAAGATATCGATAGTTTTGATGAAGAAACGGTGGTGCTTTTTACCGATATGGGTGAACTTACAGTAAAAGGCGAAAGCCTGCATATTAACAAACTCAATGTTGATACCGGCGAACTCAATGTTGAAGGTGATATTCATTCCCTTGTTTACACCAATGATGAGCCACGTCGTGGCGGCGGGCTGTTTGCGCGTCTGTTTCGTTAA
- the yabQ gene encoding spore cortex biosynthesis protein YabQ produces the protein MIEVNTQTIVFLQSLMLGFALGLFYDVFRIFRLAIHHSSAIIFLEDISYFATCAVITFLFSLSAVNGHVRVFLVIGELLGATIYYFSLGALVMSVSKLIIRFIKALLRLLYRLFLRPFVQLFIWLARKLTKVTDKIAANAKKVRAKAKYSLKQRSILVYNLYVKGNHRGKLQGKSKKGGVPDAQNKGKGKKQRKRKKEQQSKAV, from the coding sequence ATGATCGAGGTAAACACCCAGACCATCGTATTTTTACAGTCCCTTATGCTTGGGTTTGCATTGGGCTTATTTTATGATGTATTTCGCATATTTCGACTTGCAATTCATCACAGCAGTGCTATTATTTTTTTGGAAGATATCTCTTACTTCGCGACATGCGCAGTAATAACATTCCTGTTTTCGCTTTCTGCGGTAAACGGGCATGTACGCGTTTTTCTCGTTATAGGTGAACTATTGGGCGCTACGATTTATTATTTTTCGTTAGGCGCGCTGGTTATGAGTGTTTCTAAACTGATTATTCGCTTTATAAAAGCATTATTGCGCTTACTTTATCGATTGTTTTTACGTCCCTTTGTGCAGCTGTTTATCTGGCTTGCACGCAAACTTACTAAAGTAACCGATAAAATAGCTGCAAATGCAAAAAAAGTTCGTGCAAAAGCGAAATATAGCTTGAAACAACGCAGCATATTAGTGTATAATCTATATGTTAAGGGGAATCATCGCGGAAAGCTGCAGGGAAAGTCAAAAAAAGGTGGTGTACCCGATGCGCAAAATAAAGGCAAAGGCAAAAAACAAAGGAAAAGAAAAAAAGAACAGCAAAGCAAGGCTGTTTAA
- a CDS encoding FtsB family cell division protein, protein MRKIKAKAKNKGKEKKNSKARLFKFAVCVFVVYVVYMLIQQQFDIKDRQLELVMLQQQVEQQRLDNKEMERLLASDNEAYIERLAKDEYGYAYPDETIYIDTSGN, encoded by the coding sequence ATGCGCAAAATAAAGGCAAAGGCAAAAAACAAAGGAAAAGAAAAAAAGAACAGCAAAGCAAGGCTGTTTAAATTTGCCGTGTGCGTTTTTGTGGTTTACGTTGTTTATATGCTGATTCAACAGCAGTTTGACATCAAAGACCGCCAGCTTGAACTGGTTATGTTGCAGCAACAGGTAGAGCAGCAAAGATTAGATAATAAAGAGATGGAACGTTTGTTGGCAAGCGATAATGAAGCGTATATCGAACGTCTTGCCAAGGATGAATATGGTTATGCGTATCCTGATGAAACAATTTATATAGATACGTCAGGGAACTGA
- a CDS encoding S1 RNA-binding domain-containing protein, which produces MQLEVGKIVEGKVTGITKFGAFVELPGGKTGMVHISEVATTYVNEISDYIKENQMVKVKVLSISPEGKVSLSIKRALPPTAPPPRRDGPRVDSFDWSSNRKNENMSFEDMMNKFKQTSDDKMSDLKKYSDVKRGTGNGGRRGGQR; this is translated from the coding sequence ATGCAGCTTGAAGTAGGAAAAATTGTGGAAGGCAAAGTAACCGGAATTACAAAGTTCGGTGCATTCGTCGAGTTACCGGGGGGTAAAACCGGAATGGTTCATATCTCAGAGGTTGCAACTACCTATGTGAATGAGATTTCCGATTATATCAAAGAGAATCAGATGGTAAAGGTAAAAGTTCTATCTATTTCTCCGGAAGGTAAGGTGAGCCTTTCCATTAAAAGAGCATTGCCGCCTACAGCTCCTCCCCCAAGGCGTGATGGCCCGAGAGTGGATAGCTTTGACTGGTCTTCTAATCGTAAAAACGAAAACATGTCCTTTGAAGATATGATGAATAAATTCAAACAGACGAGCGATGACAAGATGTCTGATTTAAAAAAGTACAGTGACGTTAAGCGTGGCACCGGCAACGGTGGACGCAGAGGCGGTCAGAGATAA
- a CDS encoding amidohydrolase: MVIVNGKIFTMAGDPIECGFIRTKGTKIAEVGDMKDYIPVKDEEVLEAAGAGIYPGFIDAHCHIGMWEDSLGFEGDDGNEDTDPSTPQLRAIDAINPIERSFKEALEGGVTTVVVAPGSANPIAGRICALKTKGCCIDDMVIKENLAMKFALGENPKLTYHTKGQAPTTRMATAALIREQLAKTRRYMEDKESAAEDEDLDEPEFDFKCEALIPLLKREIKAHIHAHRADDICTAMRICKEFEIDYVLIHCTDGHALAPRLAEAHASAVVGPLINSRTKPELAGQTIDNSAVLSKNGVKTAICTDHPELPIQYLPLSAGIAVRGGLPYDEALKAITIYPAQICGIDNRVGSIEQGKDADMVFFFGDPLSVYAKPKLVIINGEIK; the protein is encoded by the coding sequence ATGGTAATTGTGAACGGTAAAATTTTTACAATGGCAGGTGACCCTATCGAATGCGGTTTTATTAGAACAAAGGGGACTAAAATCGCTGAAGTAGGTGATATGAAGGATTACATACCCGTCAAAGATGAAGAAGTTTTGGAGGCAGCTGGCGCAGGTATTTACCCGGGATTTATAGATGCACATTGCCATATAGGTATGTGGGAAGATTCGCTCGGTTTTGAAGGCGATGACGGCAACGAGGATACCGACCCATCTACACCGCAGCTGCGTGCAATCGATGCGATCAACCCCATTGAACGCAGTTTTAAAGAAGCTTTGGAGGGCGGTGTTACGACGGTTGTGGTTGCGCCGGGCAGCGCAAATCCTATTGCGGGCCGTATTTGTGCGCTCAAAACCAAGGGCTGTTGTATTGATGATATGGTCATTAAAGAAAATCTTGCAATGAAATTTGCTCTTGGCGAAAATCCAAAACTTACCTACCACACAAAGGGGCAGGCGCCTACTACCAGAATGGCAACCGCAGCCCTCATCCGTGAGCAGTTGGCAAAAACCCGCCGCTATATGGAGGATAAAGAATCTGCCGCCGAAGATGAAGATTTGGATGAACCGGAGTTCGATTTTAAATGCGAAGCACTCATCCCGCTGCTTAAACGCGAAATTAAGGCGCATATCCATGCGCACCGTGCCGATGACATCTGTACAGCTATGCGCATTTGTAAAGAGTTTGAAATCGATTATGTGCTAATCCACTGCACCGATGGGCACGCCCTTGCGCCGCGCCTTGCCGAGGCGCATGCCAGTGCTGTGGTGGGGCCGTTAATCAATTCACGTACAAAACCGGAGCTTGCAGGCCAAACAATCGATAATTCAGCGGTGCTATCAAAAAATGGTGTCAAAACCGCTATTTGTACAGATCATCCTGAGCTGCCAATCCAATATCTGCCCCTTTCTGCCGGCATTGCTGTTCGCGGCGGGTTGCCCTACGATGAGGCTCTGAAAGCAATTACCATCTATCCTGCGCAAATTTGCGGTATCGACAACCGCGTCGGCAGCATTGAGCAGGGGAAAGATGCGGATATGGTGTTTTTCTTTGGAGATCCGCTTTCTGTGTATGCAAAACCAAAACTGGTTATCATCAATGGCGAGATAAAATAG
- the hpf gene encoding ribosome hibernation-promoting factor, HPF/YfiA family: protein MNITITARKTTVKDSFKERCEKKISKLDKFFTDDAKANVVVTSERERETVEVTIQSQGMFFRSEKTTADRLDSLDEVIDNLFRQIVKNKKKLGKRIRDDALKSSEVELLEQDVAEYHVVKIKKFPMKPMAVDEAILQMNMLGHEFYMFRNSDDNEINVVYKRNNGDYGLIEPKID, encoded by the coding sequence ATGAACATTACCATCACCGCAAGAAAAACAACGGTAAAAGATTCGTTTAAAGAGCGCTGCGAGAAAAAAATAAGCAAACTGGACAAATTTTTTACAGACGACGCAAAGGCCAACGTAGTTGTTACCAGCGAACGCGAGCGCGAAACCGTCGAGGTAACAATACAATCACAGGGAATGTTCTTCCGTTCTGAAAAAACCACTGCAGATAGGCTCGATTCTCTTGACGAAGTTATCGATAACCTGTTTCGTCAAATTGTCAAAAACAAAAAGAAATTGGGTAAACGTATCCGCGATGATGCGTTAAAATCAAGTGAAGTTGAACTGCTTGAGCAAGATGTGGCCGAATACCATGTTGTAAAAATTAAGAAGTTCCCCATGAAACCCATGGCTGTGGATGAAGCGATTCTTCAAATGAATATGTTGGGGCACGAGTTTTACATGTTCCGAAATTCTGATGATAACGAAATTAACGTAGTTTATAAGCGCAACAACGGAGACTATGGCTTAATCGAACCAAAAATCGATTAA
- a CDS encoding THUMP domain-containing class I SAM-dependent RNA methyltransferase, whose product MSKIKIACPCIFGLESVLSAEVKKLGVQNIEVTDGKVTFVGDLIDVAKANIWLRTAERVQIVMGSFRAETFEELFQGVLALDFENFIRKEDAFPVKGWSLNSKLHSVPDCQSIVKKAIVRRLENKYNQSWFEETGSRVQVQFSILKDIVTVLLDTSGAGLHKRGYRQKSNIAPIKETLAAGIVDLARIHNDSVILDPFCGSGTLLIEAALYALNIAPGINRRFAAEKWGVFSEDNIFKSVRLEALEAIDRQAEFRGYGYDVDPAAVELTQENARIAGVANRFQIAQQDIADFKTDELRATIITNPPYGERMLDVKDAQKLYKTMGEVFERRKFLNYYIISPDEQFEEMFGSGADRRRKLYNGMIKCQLYMYFKGLPEKRV is encoded by the coding sequence ATGAGTAAAATTAAGATTGCCTGTCCTTGTATTTTCGGGCTGGAGAGTGTATTATCCGCGGAAGTAAAAAAGTTGGGAGTTCAAAACATTGAAGTTACAGACGGTAAAGTTACCTTTGTAGGCGACCTTATCGATGTAGCTAAAGCAAACATTTGGTTGCGTACCGCAGAGCGTGTGCAAATTGTTATGGGCTCGTTTCGTGCAGAGACCTTTGAAGAACTGTTTCAAGGTGTATTGGCCCTTGATTTTGAAAACTTCATCCGCAAGGAAGATGCCTTTCCTGTAAAGGGCTGGTCGCTTAATTCCAAGCTGCATAGCGTTCCAGATTGCCAGTCGATTGTCAAAAAGGCAATTGTTAGACGCCTTGAGAACAAATACAACCAAAGCTGGTTTGAAGAGACTGGCAGCAGAGTACAAGTGCAATTTTCTATTTTGAAAGATATTGTTACTGTTCTGCTCGATACCAGCGGTGCAGGGCTTCATAAACGTGGATATCGTCAAAAATCCAATATTGCACCGATTAAAGAGACTTTGGCAGCCGGCATAGTAGATCTTGCACGTATTCACAACGATAGTGTTATTTTAGACCCATTTTGCGGTTCTGGTACTTTACTCATTGAGGCGGCTTTGTATGCACTCAATATAGCACCAGGCATCAATCGGCGTTTTGCTGCCGAAAAATGGGGCGTTTTTTCAGAAGATAATATTTTTAAATCGGTGCGTCTTGAAGCATTAGAGGCTATCGACCGTCAGGCTGAGTTTCGTGGTTATGGTTATGATGTCGACCCCGCAGCAGTTGAACTGACACAGGAGAACGCACGAATAGCAGGTGTTGCAAATCGTTTTCAAATAGCGCAGCAAGATATTGCCGATTTTAAAACGGATGAACTGCGTGCTACCATCATTACAAATCCGCCTTACGGTGAACGTATGCTTGATGTTAAAGATGCGCAGAAATTATACAAAACCATGGGCGAGGTATTTGAACGCCGTAAGTTCCTGAATTATTATATTATCAGCCCGGATGAACAATTTGAAGAGATGTTCGGCTCGGGTGCAGACCGTCGCCGTAAACTTTACAACGGTATGATAAAATGCCAGCTGTATATGTATTTTAAAGGGTTGCCCGAAAAAAGAGTGTAA
- a CDS encoding heavy metal translocating P-type ATPase: MIQKFNVTGMTCSSCSSHVEKAVSKIEGVRSVNVNLLANNMAVDFDETATSTQAIEKAVANVGYGASLHNDKPMANSKTNINDTMTQEIANMKYRLIVSFAFMIPLFYLSMGHMMNWPLPGIFLGMENTLIFAFTQFLLCLPILYVNKKYFRVGFKALFKRSPNMDSLIAIGSSAAVVYGIYAIYKIGWGLGHGDMHIVHTYSMDIYFETAAMILALITLGKYLETRSKGKTSEAITKLINLTPKTALIERDGIETEVPVEEVVKDDIVIVKPGQSIPVDGVIVEGAAAVDESALTGESIPVEKQIGDKVTGASINKSGYFKFRATKVGGDTALAQIIKLVEEAGASKAPIAKLADQVSGIFVPIVIGIAVLSVVIWLLVGASFEFAMSIGIAVLVISCPCALGLATPTAIMVGTGKGAENGILIKSAEALEIAHSIDTVVLDKTGTITEGKPRVTDVLCGDTFKENAKQANQAGFSLEDELLRLAASIEKPSEHPLADAIVEEAKSRGLELIKASSFTAIAGRGLDVVLEDTHYFAGNLKLMQEQNIALGNLAIMADTLAADGKTPLFFAQGSNLLGIIAVADVIKPTSRNAVRAFEHLGIDVVMLTGDNAKTAQAIQKQVGIKNVIAEVLPQDKEREVRRLQEAGKKIAMIGDGINDAPALARADVGIAIGAGTDVAIESADIVLMRSDLLDAVAAVQLSKATIRNIKQNLFWALVYNTIGIPLAAGVFYTLLGWKLNPMFGAAAMSLSSVCVVANALRLKLFQPKYNRSYNDVLTGNPVQTISLNQGEIMMTKTIDIEGMSCAHCTGRVEQVLTAFPEVEKAVVSLEGKNAVVSLKKDVPDSVLTKLISDAGYTVTGIR, from the coding sequence ATGATTCAAAAATTTAATGTAACGGGGATGACCTGTTCCTCCTGTTCATCTCATGTTGAAAAAGCGGTATCAAAAATAGAAGGTGTACGAAGTGTAAATGTAAATCTTCTTGCTAATAATATGGCTGTTGATTTTGATGAAACTGCTACCAGTACCCAAGCAATTGAAAAAGCAGTTGCTAATGTAGGTTACGGCGCATCTTTGCATAACGATAAGCCCATGGCAAACAGCAAAACAAATATAAACGATACAATGACACAAGAGATTGCCAATATGAAATATCGCCTGATTGTATCGTTTGCATTTATGATACCGCTGTTTTATCTTTCTATGGGACATATGATGAATTGGCCGTTACCCGGTATTTTTCTGGGGATGGAAAACACCCTTATCTTTGCGTTTACACAATTTTTGCTTTGCTTGCCTATATTATATGTAAATAAAAAATATTTTCGTGTAGGCTTTAAAGCTTTGTTTAAGCGTTCTCCTAATATGGATTCTTTGATTGCCATTGGTTCTTCGGCAGCAGTGGTATACGGTATTTACGCTATCTATAAAATTGGTTGGGGGCTTGGACATGGTGATATGCACATAGTGCATACCTATTCCATGGATATCTACTTTGAAACTGCGGCTATGATTTTAGCACTGATTACTTTGGGCAAATATCTCGAAACCCGCTCCAAAGGTAAAACCAGCGAGGCGATTACCAAACTCATCAATCTTACGCCCAAAACCGCGCTGATCGAGCGAGATGGTATCGAAACAGAAGTACCTGTTGAAGAGGTTGTCAAGGATGATATTGTAATCGTAAAACCCGGGCAAAGCATACCGGTAGACGGTGTTATTGTAGAAGGTGCTGCTGCTGTGGATGAATCTGCGCTCACGGGTGAAAGTATTCCGGTTGAAAAGCAGATAGGAGACAAAGTGACAGGCGCTTCCATCAATAAATCGGGTTACTTCAAATTTCGAGCCACAAAAGTAGGCGGTGACACTGCGCTTGCTCAAATCATTAAACTGGTTGAAGAGGCAGGGGCATCCAAAGCACCTATCGCCAAGCTTGCCGACCAAGTAAGCGGCATATTTGTACCAATTGTTATCGGCATTGCTGTTTTGTCGGTTGTTATATGGTTGCTGGTTGGGGCGAGTTTCGAGTTTGCTATGTCAATCGGCATTGCCGTTCTGGTTATTTCCTGCCCGTGTGCGCTCGGTTTGGCTACCCCCACCGCTATTATGGTAGGTACAGGCAAAGGCGCAGAAAACGGTATTCTTATCAAGTCTGCCGAGGCATTGGAAATCGCACACAGTATTGATACGGTTGTTTTGGATAAAACCGGAACGATTACCGAGGGGAAACCGCGCGTAACCGATGTACTATGTGGGGATACTTTTAAAGAGAACGCAAAGCAGGCAAACCAAGCCGGTTTTAGTTTGGAAGATGAATTGCTGCGGTTAGCGGCATCGATAGAGAAACCGTCTGAGCATCCGCTTGCAGATGCAATCGTTGAAGAAGCTAAAAGCCGCGGTTTAGAACTCATCAAAGCAAGCAGTTTTACAGCAATTGCAGGAAGAGGCTTGGATGTTGTTCTGGAAGATACGCACTATTTTGCAGGTAATCTCAAGCTGATGCAGGAACAAAACATTGCACTCGGTAACCTTGCCATTATGGCAGATACTTTGGCAGCAGACGGTAAAACTCCACTGTTTTTTGCGCAGGGCAGTAATTTGCTTGGCATTATTGCAGTAGCAGATGTCATCAAGCCTACCAGCCGTAATGCGGTACGCGCGTTTGAACATTTAGGGATTGATGTTGTCATGCTTACGGGTGATAATGCAAAAACAGCGCAGGCAATACAAAAACAGGTAGGAATTAAAAATGTTATCGCAGAGGTTCTGCCGCAGGATAAAGAACGTGAGGTGCGCCGCTTACAGGAGGCAGGCAAAAAGATTGCGATGATAGGTGACGGTATCAACGATGCACCTGCCCTTGCTCGGGCGGATGTGGGTATTGCAATCGGTGCAGGTACCGATGTAGCGATTGAATCGGCAGATATTGTGCTGATGCGCAGCGACTTACTGGATGCAGTGGCGGCGGTGCAGCTTTCCAAAGCAACCATTCGTAATATCAAGCAAAATCTGTTTTGGGCTTTGGTGTACAACACAATTGGTATTCCTTTGGCGGCAGGTGTATTTTACACTTTGCTTGGTTGGAAATTAAACCCGATGTTTGGTGCAGCTGCCATGAGTTTATCTTCGGTTTGTGTAGTTGCCAATGCACTGCGCCTCAAACTGTTTCAACCCAAATATAATCGCAGTTATAATGATGTTCTCACCGGTAATCCGGTGCAGACAATAAGTTTAAATCAAGGAGAGATAATGATGACAAAGACAATTGATATTGAAGGTATGTCATGTGCCCATTGCACGGGCAGAGTAGAGCAGGTGCTCACAGCATTCCCCGAGGTTGAAAAAGCAGTGGTTAGCTTAGAGGGCAAAAATGCCGTGGTATCGCTGAAAAAAGACGTACCTGATTCGGTGCTTACCAAACTGATTTCAGACGCAGGCTATACCGTAACGGGTATTCGATAG
- a CDS encoding metal-sensing transcriptional repressor translates to MKADRAKVTRLLKTARGQLDGILKMVDDDRYCIDIANQILATESILHKVSREVLRAHMQDCVKEAVMAGNSDEKIDEILALVDKISK, encoded by the coding sequence ATGAAAGCAGACAGAGCAAAGGTGACCCGACTGCTAAAAACAGCACGGGGTCAGCTTGACGGAATACTAAAAATGGTGGATGATGACCGATATTGCATCGATATTGCAAACCAGATTCTCGCTACCGAATCCATTCTTCACAAGGTAAGCCGTGAGGTGCTGCGCGCCCACATGCAAGATTGCGTAAAAGAAGCCGTGATGGCAGGCAATTCCGACGAAAAAATTGATGAGATTCTTGCACTGGTTGACAAAATATCAAAATAG